One Onthophagus taurus isolate NC chromosome 11, IU_Otau_3.0, whole genome shotgun sequence genomic window carries:
- the LOC111417549 gene encoding uncharacterized protein isoform X2 — protein MATREKKLSLNRKQQTTSSSPVPQQKESQTSSSSSSSSDQNDVLKIEPIETTTTTNQTQKNQRSRNTSSLVKQIQRKAVNKVIKSTTIGIKPKVKKLNQRKAKKILKLPEVKKTLLKNGINSRKVINKKEPTTPNLELPSLEPIFRMVNENSKKKRNRGKEDDKKKDDECKNEDDDVDEAIHSIISELDFPKKKKTMKKLKTDETIDEVMGDLAALMKIDDEVKTETDVENTLEKPRKKLNKVSILKDLKKDNLERMESSKVIDTLDLNVTQKKNTTLVTNRRHSSEENCTKTNNPNLTTLNLFSNIPRSISPKSKRMSRFRQSIEKQRSSPYSTRSDSPARILRNGKHRKLKDLTLLDGLDIEHRRRKRLCSDYSGGSEVSVSKSGYESDSSFSDLVSLHGSGVDSTENDIIKKESSSITPSELKDEENEKGNIEQQKPEQNVDTNSNLCESEPEFDSNPSLKVPDKSKILGIMKQTFNDVDEKKSINVNETTLSINTDTFYGNSNNKNEENLPQLQPIKEINLETNQNGIELNNEDEEEELDQNEEPPILEPMNIIEDNLNHEEIINQEKAETKSLNEEPKINESPNEILQEVPQENHEEQIPEETPKIEEDKSESTQPEDINIEIVESPESLAIKETILKALGLQSLKAAEEAKLKGLQQKESPNKTEMYTGTLKTVIKLNRSDRKRGKKLSLQKNRRPNKENKEDKEKKDDDAKNEEKPSTSAARERESTWKTHGNQSSESAVDGSSEHTSDGDAATGEDGKSLVIPEKASSFSIHPGRLCKDECSYCFGKFGLFDTPCHIAQIKTVERQDKVLAAEKHLTRDSCLCDACFRHVDRKSNIPSYTSNKTFKRNVLVAPAPKENHCHVLGCRNESNNILRRKWIIKMRKNICKVINIDLDNPGLHSIPICDEHYTALEHLMTCAMCKRKLAKNHIHYLGQELTELNEKLNAINIPVKLEDKPVVCKLCKYYATLTLSNEEDPSTEKFFKEYTRRLLHFHDVEPMNEGEVEEPILIPVKDTSSKMETEHRNEKSCSSKKKKKGSKSPTPTIETTTTTSTTTTVANSDTQNLTDTEQLSDQNNVPSSESRAESPSDYMVDYQTLIPNIAMDCGSDLENAKKEPRKSLILKKVVKTSDVKDENKKICVGGGVGTDIAVQRLGSNPSISVRQLFPGEEDLPLQGTIEFNNVKERTPEGWEKCTATIQYDADTKHLWQELQKPYGNQSSFLRHLILLEKYFRNGDLILSPNASHHSVNYSESVQNRLRAYDNTPTSSGNIQPLTMIPFNKAPQKNHQPQNKDQSNLNVINAANIPKNTPITLNQLNSSGLLVNTIKTSSGVPPGLMPLQPGTSKPIAPLVKVPQPQKIKFPITKNWRPNLIPIDPNKKIEKRPGLVQVISGGKPYHITLEDYKKMCAIKRTFDLKQKKIQEGQKSLINLKPSVNSLLKSLAPKKITVSKTSILNPLNTNKSNDLFDMEKEESSLEKLDRQVEKLEMKLNEPNKQQPVVMILPKIPKSLTVIPQTVPRKPSRPSSPTLQIVTKPKSVQRS, from the exons ATGGCAACTCGGGAGAAAAAGCTATCCCTAAACAGGAAGCAACAAACAACGTCGTCGTCGCCGGTGCCCCAACAAAAAGAATCCCAAACATCATCGTCGTCGTCTTCATCGTCGGATCAAAATGATGTACTGAAAATTGAACCTATTGAAACCACGACGACGACGAACCAAACCCAAAAGAACCAAAGGAGTCGTAACACATCATCGTTGGTAAAACAAATTCAACGAAAAGCCGTGAATAAAGTGATTAAAAGTACCACGATTGGTATAAAaccaaaagtaaaaaaattaaatcaacgaaaagcgaaaaaaattttaaaacttcccGAAGTAAAAAAGACGTTGTTAAAAAACGGGATTAATAGTcgaaaagttattaataaaaaagaaccaaCAACGCCGAATTTAGAACTGCCGAGTTTAGAACCAATTTTTCGTATGGTTAATGAAAACTCGAAGAAGAAACGAAATCGGGGGAAAGAGGATGATAAAAAGAAGGATGATGAGTGTAAAAATGAGGATGATGACGTCGACGAGGCCATCCATTCGATTATAAGCGAATTGGATTtcccaaaaaagaaaaaaaccatgaaaaaattaaaaacagacGAAACGATTGATGAGGTAATGGGCGATTTGGCGGCCCTCATGAAAATCGACGACGAAGTCAAAACGGAAACGGATGTCGAGAATACGTTAGAAAAACCACGTAAAAAACTGAACAAAGTTAGcatattaaaagatttaaaaaaagataacttGGAGAGAATGGAAAGTAGTAAAGTTATCGATACATTAGATTTAAACGTAACACAAAAGAAAAACACAACTTTAGTAACAAATCGAAGGCACAGCAGCGAAGAAAATTGTACGAAAACGAACAATCCAAACTTAACAaccttaaatttattttcaaacatcCCAAGAAGTATCAGTCCAAAATCGAAGCGAATGTCGCGGTTTCGCCAAAGTATTGAAAAACAACGATCGAGTCCATATTCGACAAGATCCGATTCACCAGCGAGAATTTTACGAAACGGGAaacatcgaaaattaaaagatcTAACATTGTTGGACGGTTTAGATATCGAACACCGAAGACGAAAACGGCTCTGCTCGGATTACAGCGGTGGAAGCGAAGTTTCCGTTTCAAAATCCGGTTACGAGTCGGATAGTAGTTTTTCCGATTTGGTTTCGCTCCACGGAAGTGGGGTTGATTCCACAGAAAACGATATCATCAAAAAAGAATCGTCCTCAATAACACCAAGTGAATTAAAAGacgaagaaaatgaaaaaggaAACATAGAACAACAAAAACCGGAACAAAATGTTGATACCAATTCGAATTTATGCGAATCCGAACCGGAATTTGATTCGAATCCAAGTTTGAAAGTGCCtgacaaatcaaaaattttaggaaTTATGAAACAAACGTTTAATGATGTTGACGAAAAGAAATCAATTAACGTTAACGAAACCACATTATCAATTAATACGGACACTTTTTATGGTAATagtaacaataaaaatgaagaaaatttacCTCAACTTCAACCAATTAAAGAGATCAATTTAGAAACGAATCAAAACGGAATCGAATTAAACAATGAAGACGAAGAAGAGGAACTAGATCAAAACGAAGAACCCCCAATTCTTGAACCAATGAATATTATTGAAGACAATTTAAATCACGAAGaaataataaaccaagaaaaagcagaaacaaaatcattaaacgAAGAACCAAAAATTAACGAATCACCAAACGAAATTCTTCAAGAAGTCCCTCAAGAAAATCACGAAGAACAAATCCCCGAAGAAACACCGAAAATCGAAGAGGACAAATCTGAATCGACACAACCCGAAGATATAAACATAGAAATTGTCGAGTCACCTGAAAGTTTAGCGATAAAAGAGACAATATTGAAAGCGTTAGGATTGCAGAGTTTAAAAGCGGCCGAAGAAGCAAAACTAAAAGGGCTACAACAAAAAGAATCGCCTAATAAAACCGAAATGTACACCGGTACGTTAAAAACGGTGATTAAGTTGAATCGAAGCGATCGCAAGCGAGGGAAGAAATTATCGTTGCAAAAAAATAGGAGACCTAACAAGGAAAATAAGGAGGATAAAGAGAAAAAGGATGATGATGCGAAAAATGAGGAGAAACCATCAACGAGTGCTGCGAGAGAG aggGAATCAACATGGAAAACCCATGGAAATCAATCATCAGAATCAGCTG TAGATGGAAGTAGTGAACATACCTCTGATGGAGATGCGGCTACAGGCGAAGATGGAAAATCCCTCGTAATACCAGAAAAAGCGTCTTCTTTTAGCATCCACCCAGGAAGACTTTGCAAAGATGAGTGTTCGTATTGTTTCGGAAAATTTGGCCTTTTTGATACTCCTTGTCACATCGCCCAAATTAAAACTGTTGAAAGACAAGATAAAGTTTTAGCAG ctgAAAAACATTTAACGCGAGATTCATGCCTTTGCGATGCTTGTTTCCGTCACGTTGATAGAAAATCCAACATCCCCTCTTACACTTCAAATAAAACCTTCAAAAGAAACGTGCTCGTCGCCCCAGCCCCCAAAGAAAATCATTGCCACGTTTTGGGTTGTCGAAACGAATCCAATAACATTTTGAGGCGAAAATGGATCATAAAGAtgagaaaaaatatttgtaaagtg ATCAATATAGACTTGGATAATCCCGGTTTACACTCAATTCCGATTTGTGACGAACATTACACAGCTTTAGAACATTTAATGACGTGCGCGATGTGCAAAAGAAAACTAGCCAAAAACCACATTCACTACTTGGGGCAAGAATTAAccgaattaaacgaaaaattaaacgCTATAAACATCCCGGTTAAACTCGAAGATAAACCCGTCGTttgtaaattatgtaaatattacGCCACACTGACTCTTTCGAATGAAGAGGATCCCTCAacagaaaagttttttaaagaatACACTAGACG tttgttacattttcacGACGTTGAACCTATGAATGAAGGTGAAGTTGAAGAGCCGATTTTAATACCGGTAAAAGATACTTCATCGAAAATGGAAACGGAACATCGCAATGAAAAGTCGTGTTCctcgaagaaaaagaaaaaaggttCGAAATCGCCGACGCCGACGATCGAAACGACGACTACGACGTCGACGACCACAACGGTAGCTAATAGCGATACTCAAAACTTAACGGATACCGAACAATTAAGCGACCAAAACAATGTGCCTTCATCGGAATCGAGGGCAGAATCCCCGTCCGATTACATGGTCGATTATCAAACATTAATTCCTAATATAGCGATGGATTGCGGGAGCGATTTAGAAAATGCGAAAAAAGAACcacgaaaatcgttaatattaaaaaaggtgGTGAAAACATCCGATGtaaaagatgaaaataaaaagatttgtGTTGGAGGTGGTGTTGGGACTGATATAGCTGTACAAAGGTTGGGTTCGAATCCATCGATTTCCGTTCGACAATTATTTCCTGGAGAAGAAGATTTACCCCTTCAAGGAACGATCGAATTTAACAACGTTAAAGAAAGAACACCAGAAGGTTGGGAAAAATGTACAGCTACAATTCAATATGACGCCGACACAAAACATTTATGGCAAGAATTACAAAAACCTTATGGAAACCAAAGTAGTTTTTTACgtcatttaatattattagaaaaatatttccgAAATggtgatttaattttatcgccAAACGCGAGTCATCACTCAGTTAATTATAGTGAATCGGTTCAAAATCGTTTAAGGGCTTATGATAACACCCCAACAAGTTCTGGTAACATCCAACCATTAACAATGATACCATTTAATAAAGCAccacaaaaaaatcatcaacctcaaaataaggatcaatcaaatttaaatgtaataaacGCGGCTAATATACCTAAAAACACCCCAATTACATTGAACCAATTAAACAGTTCCGGTTTATTAGTGAATACAATAAAAACCTCATCTGGGGTTCCCCCTGGATTAATGCCTTTACAACCCGGAACGAGTAAACCCATCGCTCCTTTAGTTAAAGTACctcaacctcaaaaaattaagtttccAATCACAAAAAATTGGCGCCCTAATTTAATTCCTATCGATcctaacaaaaaaatcgaaaaaagaCCCGGTTTGGTGCAAGTCATTTCCGGGGGAAAACCCTACCATATCACCTTGgaagattacaaaaaaatgtgcgCTATAAAACGTACGttcgatttaaaacaaaaaaaaatacaagagggtcaaaaatcgttaataaatttaaaaccctCAGTTAATTCGCTTCTAAAATCTTTGGCGCCGAAAAAAATAACCGTTTCAAaaacttcaattttaaatcctttgaatacaaacaaatcgAACGATTTATTTGACATGGAAAAAGAGGAAAGTAGCTTAGAAAAATTAGATCGGCAAGTTGAAAAGttagaaatgaaattgaaCGAACCTAATAAACAACAAccggttgttatgattttacCAAAAATACCAAAATCGTTAACAGTTATTCCGCAAACTGTCCCAAGGAAACCATCGAGACCTTCAAGTCCCACTTTACAAATTGTTACGAAACCGAAATCGGTTCAAAGATCATGA